In Pristis pectinata isolate sPriPec2 chromosome 19, sPriPec2.1.pri, whole genome shotgun sequence, the following proteins share a genomic window:
- the LOC127580520 gene encoding hepatocyte growth factor-like isoform X4, which produces MLSRCLQDMFIHLAFYFVTSEKRCHLLSFNSKTKGVKGEQTPRCDLYERKDFIRECIIGKGKNYQGIKSVTESGQTCQYWSSTIPHDHRFLPSNKWNKKLQENYCRNPRGDEGGPWCFTTDPKIRLESCAIPQCSEVECMTCNGEGYRGPMDHTVSGKECQRWDLQKPHSHRFNPERFPDKGLDDNYCRNPNGLAKPWCYTLDPKTPWEYCAIKECVHNCDHDLEVTTECFKGLGESYRGTVNTTPSGIPCQRWDLQTPHRHSFIPEDYKCKDLNKNYCRNPDGAEAPWCFTTHPDIRIAYCFHIPRCEKAAPPSEECYQGTGTAYKGTVAKTRAGVSCAPWESYSQDSERTILYTNPASLVQNYCRNPDADKHGPWCYTNDPHTPWDYCAIEPCNTRVNVPSTDQSPSNSQCLPPKKRLRIVHGFPAKPRIFNWMVSLRHSKPDLRGYEAVMGILKDDKSEEPHKQVIPISQLVCGPEGSNLAMLKLSRPVKFTDYVCKISLPVSECVIQEGVSCNISGWGETKDTGYEGELKAAKIHIIGPKKCNEYHQGRYQINENEICAGDAEGTVGTCERDYGGPLVCEEGGQKLLQGVIIPGRGCARPKRPGIFVRVSHYVSWINKVFRTYGRNNYAQR; this is translated from the exons ATGCTGTCCCGGTGTCTTCAGGACATGTTTATTCATCT GGCGTTTTATTTTGTTACGAGTGAGAAGCGATGTCATTTGCTATCAtttaacagcaaaacaaaaggggtAAAAGGAGAGCAAACTCCAAGATGTGACCTTTATGAGAGAAAAG ATTTCATTAGAGAATGCATTATTGGGAAAGGAAAAAACTACCAGGGTATAAAGTCGGTGACAGAAAGTGGACAAACATGTCAGTACTGGAGTTCGACAATCCCACACGATCATCG GTTCTTGCCTTCAAATAAATGGAATAAGAAGCTACAGGAGAACTATTGCAGGAATCCAAGGGGTGACGAAGGTGGTCCATGGTGTTTTACAACGGATCCAAAGATTCGGCTGGAGAGCTGCGCCATTCCACAATGTTCAGAAG TTGAATGTATGACGTGTAATGGGGAAGGCTACAGAGGACCCATGGACCACACGGTGTCTGGAAAGGAATGTCAGCGTTGGGATTTGCAAAAGCCACATAGTCACAGATTCAATCCTGAACG ATTTCCCGATAAGGGGCTCGATGATAATTATTGCCGAAATCCAAACGGCCTTGCGAAGCCCTGGTGTTATACTCTTGACCCCAAGACCCCTTGGGAATATTGTGCAATTAAGGAATGTG TTCATAATTGTGATCATGATCTGGAAGTGACCACAGAATGTTTCAAGGGGCTGGGGGAAAGTTACAGAGGGACGGTGAACACCACCCCTTCGGGAATCCCCTGCCAGCGGTGGGATTTGCAGACTCCTCATCGCCACAGCTTCATTCCTGAGGACTATAAGTGCAA GGACTTGAACAAAAATTACTGCAGGAATCCTGATGGAGCTGAAGCCCCCTGGTGTTTCACCACACATCCTGACATTCGAATAGCCTACTGTTTTCATATCCCACGGTGTGAGAAAGCGGCTCCCCCTTCTGAAG agtgttATCAAGGAACTGGAACAGCTTACAAAGGAACTGTGGCTAAAACTAGGGCTGGTGTATCATGTGCACCATGGGAAAGTTACAGCCAGGATTCAGAAAG AACCATTCTGTATACCAATCCTGCAAGCTTGGTGCAGAATTACTGTCGCAATCCAGACGCAGACAAGCATGGCCCCTGGTGTTATACCAATGATCCCCACACTCCATGGGACTACTGCGCTATCGAGCCCT GTAACACAAGAGTCAACGTGCCTTCAACAG atcaATCCCCATCCAACAGCCAATGCTTACCACCAAAGAAACGTTTGAGAATAGTACACGGATTTCCAGCAAAACCCAGAATATTTAATTGGATGGTCAGCCTGCGGCACAG TAAGCCAGATTTGAGAGGATATGAGGCTGTGATGGGAATCCTCAAAGATGATAAAAGTGAAGAGCCCCACAAACAAGTGATACCAATATCTCAGCTCGTCTGTGGCCCAGAAGGATCCAATCTTGCAATGTTGAAGTTGTCCAG GCCAGTAAAATTCACTGATTATGTCTGCAAAATTAGCCTACCTGTATCTGAATGTGTAATACAAGAAGGTGTCTCCTGTAATATTTCTGGATGGGGGGAAACCAAAG ATACTGGCTATGAAGGTGAGCTAAAGGCAGCCAAGATCCATATCATCGGGCCTAAGAAATGCAACGAGTACCACCAAGGAAGATACcaaattaatgaaaatgaaatctGTGCGGGTGACGCAGAGGGAACTGTTGGTACCTGTGAG
- the LOC127580520 gene encoding hepatocyte growth factor-like isoform X3 encodes MLSRCLQDMFIHLAFYFVTSEKRCHLLSFNSKTKGVKGEQTPRCDLYERKDFIRECIIGKGKNYQGIKSVTESGQTCQYWSSTIPHDHRFLPSNKWNKKLQENYCRNPRGDEGGPWCFTTDPKIRLESCAIPQCSEVECMTCNGEGYRGPMDHTVSGKECQRWDLQKPHSHRFNPERFPDKGLDDNYCRNPNGLAKPWCYTLDPKTPWEYCAIKECVHNCDHDLEVTTECFKGLGESYRGTVNTTPSGIPCQRWDLQTPHRHSFIPEDYKCKDLNKNYCRNPDGAEAPWCFTTHPDIRIAYCFHIPRCEKAAPPSEECYQGTGTAYKGTVAKTRAGVSCAPWESYSQDSERTILYTNPASLVQNYCRNPDADKHGPWCYTNDPHTPWDYCAIEPCNTRVNVPSTDQSPSNSQCLPPKKRLRIVHGFPAKPRIFNWMVSLRHRDIHFCGGSLIKEDWVLTTKLCFSTCKPDLRGYEAVMGILKDDKSEEPHKQVIPISQLVCGPEGSNLAMLKLSRPVKFTDYVCKISLPVSECVIQEGVSCNISGWGETKDTGYEGELKAAKIHIIGPKKCNEYHQGRYQINENEICAGDAEGTVGTCERDYGGPLVCEEGGQKLLQGVIIPGRGCARPKRPGIFVRVSHYVSWINKVFRTYGRNNYAQR; translated from the exons ATGCTGTCCCGGTGTCTTCAGGACATGTTTATTCATCT GGCGTTTTATTTTGTTACGAGTGAGAAGCGATGTCATTTGCTATCAtttaacagcaaaacaaaaggggtAAAAGGAGAGCAAACTCCAAGATGTGACCTTTATGAGAGAAAAG ATTTCATTAGAGAATGCATTATTGGGAAAGGAAAAAACTACCAGGGTATAAAGTCGGTGACAGAAAGTGGACAAACATGTCAGTACTGGAGTTCGACAATCCCACACGATCATCG GTTCTTGCCTTCAAATAAATGGAATAAGAAGCTACAGGAGAACTATTGCAGGAATCCAAGGGGTGACGAAGGTGGTCCATGGTGTTTTACAACGGATCCAAAGATTCGGCTGGAGAGCTGCGCCATTCCACAATGTTCAGAAG TTGAATGTATGACGTGTAATGGGGAAGGCTACAGAGGACCCATGGACCACACGGTGTCTGGAAAGGAATGTCAGCGTTGGGATTTGCAAAAGCCACATAGTCACAGATTCAATCCTGAACG ATTTCCCGATAAGGGGCTCGATGATAATTATTGCCGAAATCCAAACGGCCTTGCGAAGCCCTGGTGTTATACTCTTGACCCCAAGACCCCTTGGGAATATTGTGCAATTAAGGAATGTG TTCATAATTGTGATCATGATCTGGAAGTGACCACAGAATGTTTCAAGGGGCTGGGGGAAAGTTACAGAGGGACGGTGAACACCACCCCTTCGGGAATCCCCTGCCAGCGGTGGGATTTGCAGACTCCTCATCGCCACAGCTTCATTCCTGAGGACTATAAGTGCAA GGACTTGAACAAAAATTACTGCAGGAATCCTGATGGAGCTGAAGCCCCCTGGTGTTTCACCACACATCCTGACATTCGAATAGCCTACTGTTTTCATATCCCACGGTGTGAGAAAGCGGCTCCCCCTTCTGAAG agtgttATCAAGGAACTGGAACAGCTTACAAAGGAACTGTGGCTAAAACTAGGGCTGGTGTATCATGTGCACCATGGGAAAGTTACAGCCAGGATTCAGAAAG AACCATTCTGTATACCAATCCTGCAAGCTTGGTGCAGAATTACTGTCGCAATCCAGACGCAGACAAGCATGGCCCCTGGTGTTATACCAATGATCCCCACACTCCATGGGACTACTGCGCTATCGAGCCCT GTAACACAAGAGTCAACGTGCCTTCAACAG atcaATCCCCATCCAACAGCCAATGCTTACCACCAAAGAAACGTTTGAGAATAGTACACGGATTTCCAGCAAAACCCAGAATATTTAATTGGATGGTCAGCCTGCGGCACAG GGACATACATTTCTGTGGAGGGTCCCTGATCAAAGAGGACTGGGTTCTCACAACCAAGCTCTGTTTCTCCACATG TAAGCCAGATTTGAGAGGATATGAGGCTGTGATGGGAATCCTCAAAGATGATAAAAGTGAAGAGCCCCACAAACAAGTGATACCAATATCTCAGCTCGTCTGTGGCCCAGAAGGATCCAATCTTGCAATGTTGAAGTTGTCCAG GCCAGTAAAATTCACTGATTATGTCTGCAAAATTAGCCTACCTGTATCTGAATGTGTAATACAAGAAGGTGTCTCCTGTAATATTTCTGGATGGGGGGAAACCAAAG ATACTGGCTATGAAGGTGAGCTAAAGGCAGCCAAGATCCATATCATCGGGCCTAAGAAATGCAACGAGTACCACCAAGGAAGATACcaaattaatgaaaatgaaatctGTGCGGGTGACGCAGAGGGAACTGTTGGTACCTGTGAG